A genomic region of Sarcophilus harrisii chromosome 6, mSarHar1.11, whole genome shotgun sequence contains the following coding sequences:
- the CXCL9 gene encoding C-X-C motif chemokine 9, translated as MKSCHIALLWGIIFLTLTGVQAFLISKTGRCSCIKVMKGKILGKNIQKLVWLPPSPFCSHDEFIATMKNGEKICLDPDSPRIKFLEKSLEKMIDKKKKSKTGNKRQVKKSKKFKKAYLPPPGKTT; from the exons ATGAAGAGCTGCCACATTGCCTTGCTCTGGGGgatcatcttcctgactctgactggAGTTCAAG CATTCTTGATCTCCAAAACAGGACGCTGTTCCTGCATCAAGGTCATGAAAGGCAAGATCCTGGGAAAAAACATTCAAAAGCTTGTGTGGTTACCTCCAAGTCCTTTTTGTTCACACGATGAATTCAT TGCAACAatgaaaaatggggagaaaatatGTCTGGACCCAGATTCTCCACGCATAAAGTTTTTGGAAAAAAGCTTGGAGAAAATG attgacaaaaagaagaaatcaaaaacaggaaataaaagacaagtcaaaaagagtaaaaagtttaaaaaagcttATCTTCCTCCCCCAGGGAAGACTACATAA
- the LOC105750853 gene encoding C-X-C motif chemokine 10-like, with the protein MNRIIILLLCSVLPALTKAQASTLLASTSCRCPQVNKSIPTLKSFEKLDVILPSATCPRPEIVGTMKDTKEQVCLNPDTPTMKVVLKAIRRTRS; encoded by the exons ATGAACCGAATTATCATCCTCCTCCTCTGCAGTGTCCTGCCAGCTTTGACTAAGGCTCAAG CATCCACATTACTTGCATCTACCAGCTGTCGCTGCCCACAAGTTAATAAGAGTATCCCCACCCTAAAATCTTTTGAGAAACTTGATGTGATTCTTCCCAGTGCTACATGTCCACGCCCTGAAATTGT AGGCACAATGAAGGATACTAAGGAACAAGTGTGTCTGAATCCAGATACCCCAACTATGAAGGTTGTATTGAAAGCAATTAGAAGGACAAG GTCTTGA